From a region of the Leptospira venezuelensis genome:
- a CDS encoding NUDIX hydrolase, with protein MQEFRPENYLPDSNLWEEGEKTSAFKTPIFELVSVRKVSPDKTISGNFFEVDSKDWVNVIALTSDGNVILIDQYRHGLHSYCLEIPGGIAEKNSILESAQAELREETGFISDDWEYLGKVSANPAFMNNWCHTYIARNVTLHPGGQELDESEQIEVYQYPLNKIPEILEKNILHHAMVVAAFGLFFLKYGDKKK; from the coding sequence ATGCAAGAATTCCGCCCAGAAAATTACCTCCCTGATTCCAATCTTTGGGAAGAAGGTGAAAAAACTTCCGCATTCAAAACTCCAATTTTCGAGTTAGTCTCCGTTCGGAAAGTTTCTCCGGACAAAACAATCTCAGGCAATTTTTTTGAAGTAGATTCCAAGGATTGGGTAAACGTGATCGCACTCACCTCCGACGGAAATGTAATTTTGATCGATCAATACAGACATGGTTTACATTCTTATTGCCTGGAAATTCCAGGAGGCATCGCAGAAAAAAATTCTATTTTAGAATCTGCGCAGGCTGAGTTGAGAGAAGAAACTGGATTTATCTCAGACGATTGGGAATATTTAGGAAAGGTTTCTGCAAATCCTGCCTTCATGAATAATTGGTGTCATACTTATATCGCCAGAAATGTAACCCTTCATCCGGGTGGACAGGAACTGGACGAAAGCGAACAAATAGAAGTGTATCAATATCCATTAAACAAGATTCCCGAAATTTTAGAGAAGAATATCCTACACCACGCAATGGTCGTGGCGGCATTCGGATTATTCTTTTTAAAATACGGAGATAAGAAGAAGTAG